AGCAGGATAAAGCAAGAGAAGTAAATACGGAGAGAAAAGAGGCAGAGTTATCTGACATTCAGGATAAAATTCAAACTACGGTCAGCTCTCAAATGTCAACATTATCAGATGCGATTGAAACGATAAATGAAGCAGCGTCTGAAGAGCGGGATAGTGAAAAAACAGAAGCTAAGAAGACAGAACAATCCAAGGATTCTCGCACTATTGAGAAGGATGATTCGGATGATCAGCTGCAAACAGACAATTCAAAAAATACTGAGAAAATTGCTACTGCAGCTGGAAATGATGAAAAGGTGACAACATCTCAACTAATTAATTATACTTCGGTAGATATTCTTTTATGAGAAAGCTTAAGCAGGATATAGGGTATCTCCTAACAGTTATTAGTTGGCAATAGATATTTGCGATTATTTGAGATTCTATTGAATTTTGCTTATAATATAGTATAATGAAAACCAGAAAACTAATTTTAGTTTTCTGGTTTTCATTTGTTATAGAGATTGATCATTCTTAATAAATGCGCATTATATAAGAAGGATCGTTTATTTTAGAATATGCTCAGAAACAGCGAAAGAAGCTTATATTATATATAGGAGATAAGAAGATTTATGGAGCTTAAGGAAAGAGTTATTGATGCAGTGGTGGAAGAGTTTAATGAAAAGGGTCTTAAATTTACCATGGACGATTTGGCAAAGCGATTAGGGATTAGTAAGCGAACCCTGTATACGGTTGTAAAAGATAAAGAGTCACTTTTTCTTGAGATGGTCGACTGTGTCTTTGGTGAGATTAAGGAGAGCGAGAGGAAAATTGCCGAGAACCCCAACCTAGAAGTAATGGAAAAACTGAAGCAAATATTAATTGTGCTGCCGGAAAAATATAAGACCTTAGATTTTCGCCAATTATATGATCTAAAGACGAAATTTCCATCGATTTATAAAAAAATAGAGAACCGAATAGAAACAGATTGGGACTTGACCTTTCAGACTATGCAGCAGGCTATGGACGAGGGGAAGCTCCGAAGAATTAGTAAACCGGTATTTCAGGCAATCTTTAGTGGGACGATTGAGTATTACATGAGTAGAAGTGTTTTAATCGACAATCAAATTAGTTATGAAGAAGGGCTTGAGCAGCTGTTGGATATCTTAATCTATGGTGTGATTGAGAATAAAATGTCAGACGGGAAGAATGCACTTAAGGTGAAGTAATATCAGGGGAGACAATATCGTAAAAGGAGAGAGGTATTATGACGGAGCACATTGATCTAAACGATGGATGGA
The nucleotide sequence above comes from Variimorphobacter saccharofermentans. Encoded proteins:
- a CDS encoding TetR/AcrR family transcriptional regulator, with product MELKERVIDAVVEEFNEKGLKFTMDDLAKRLGISKRTLYTVVKDKESLFLEMVDCVFGEIKESERKIAENPNLEVMEKLKQILIVLPEKYKTLDFRQLYDLKTKFPSIYKKIENRIETDWDLTFQTMQQAMDEGKLRRISKPVFQAIFSGTIEYYMSRSVLIDNQISYEEGLEQLLDILIYGVIENKMSDGKNALKVK